A genomic window from Engraulis encrasicolus isolate BLACKSEA-1 chromosome 14, IST_EnEncr_1.0, whole genome shotgun sequence includes:
- the synprb gene encoding synaptoporin b: MCMVIFAPVLATFAFATCGGYSGHLRVKVDCADKSQANITISFGYPFRFEQVHFKVPLCEVKRHETLFLEGDFSTPAQFFVTVAVFAFLYSLLATVIYIFYQKEYREKNRGPLLDFLVTVIFASMWLLSSCAWAKALSGVKETMDSAQILFLMAACRDPVNDCEALEKPVWTRLHTSVIFGFLNVSLWAGNVWFAYKETGLHKTSQRANRTLSEKQSSFSQRQYSQQSSFDQSGATLGQQLYRQVSFDHSGGGISLPHASLGQASSLFNTSSRGPLILINDM; this comes from the exons ATGTGTATGGTCATATTTGCACCG GTGTTGGCCACTTTTGCGTTTGCAACATGTGGAGGGTACTCTGGTCATCTGAGGGTCAAGGTGGACTGTGCGGACAAGAGCCAGGCCAACATCACCATCAGCTTTGGCTACCCATTCAG GTTCGAACAGGTGCATTTCAAGGTGCCACTGTGTGAAGTCAAGAGACACGAGACACTCTTCCTGGAGGGTGACTTCTCCACGCCTGCCCAGTTTTTTGTCACCGTTGCGGTCTTTGCCTTCCTGTACTCCCTCCTGGCCACGGTGATTTACATTTTCTACCAGAAAGAATACAGAGAGAAGAACAGGGGCCCTCTTTTG GACTTTCTGGTGACGGTCATTTTCGCCTCGATGTGGCTGCTGAGCTCGTGTGCTTGGGCCAAAGCTCTGTCGGGTGTGAAGGAGACCATGGACAGCGCCCAGATCTTGTTCCTCATGGCCGCATGCAGAGACCCCGTCAACGACTGCGAAGCTCTGGAGAAACCAGTCTGGACTCGTCTCCACACATCTGTG ATTTTTGGATTCCTAAACGTCTCGCTGTGGGCCGGCAACGTCTGGTTTGCGTATAAGGAGACCGGCTTGCACAAGACCAGCCAGCGGGCCAACAGGACGCTATCGGAGAAGCAGAGCAGCTTCAGCCAACGGCAGTACAGCCAGCAGAGCAGCTTCGACCAATCAGGTGCCACGCTTGGCCAACAGCTCTACCGCCAGGTGAGCTTCGACCACTCCGGAGGAGGTATCAGCCTCCCCCACGCCAGCCTGGGTCAGGCATCATCTCTCTTTAACACATCCTCCAGAGGCCCACTCATACTCATCAATGACATGTAA